Proteins from a single region of Procambarus clarkii isolate CNS0578487 chromosome 62, FALCON_Pclarkii_2.0, whole genome shotgun sequence:
- the LOC123766411 gene encoding probable ATP-dependent RNA helicase DDX5 isoform X5, which translates to MSSYRNRREDWGSHGGWSPAGSARPSLKGRQPGERLRKPRWDLSKLTPFEKNFYQPTPTVLNRPAYEVEKYRNEKEITLRGKNIPNPIQYFSDYNFMDCVMAEIKRQGYEQPTPIQGQGWPISLQGRDFVGIAKTGSGKTLGYILPAIVHINHQPYLERGDGPIALVLAPTRELAQQILTVAQDYGASSKTRSTCVFGGAPKGPQIRDLERGAEICIATPGRLIDFLEAGKTNLRRTTYLVLDEADRMLDMGFEPQIRKIVEQIRPDRQTLMWSATWPKEVRKLAEDFLKDYIQLNVGSLSLSANHNILQIVDVCQEMEKDTKLRQLLEEIMAEKKSKILVFAETKRKVDDLTRRMRREGWPAMCIHGDKSQQERDWVLNEFRSGRAPILVATDVAARGLDVDDVKFVINYDYPSCSEDYVHRIGRTGRSDKTGTAYTFLTADNGKQARDLIEVLKEANQVVNPRLYEIMDMGRGGGKGRNRWRGRDDDRRGFGRDRDRGRVGGGGGGGRNGYSNGNGYGTSEGLGRFNQFRGGGNSSAVPNGVGAGRTRLNGPPPLMGSGSVKPSMSQAANQNQFNGPQRPSVRNVGASMAVGMFNQAATVAGTAGGLGIMGTMPSALNWPRQ; encoded by the exons GGAGGACTGGGGTTCACACGGAGGGTGGAGTCCAGCTGGTAGTGCACGACCATCATTGAAAGGGAGGCAGCCAGGTGAACGTCTTAGGAAGCCGAGGTGGGACCTGTCCAAATTGACTCCCTTCGAGAAGAACTTCTATCAGCCAACACCTACAGTACTCAATCGTCCCGCTTATGAAGTTGAAAAATACAG GAATGAGAAAGAAATTACACTCCGTGgaaaaaacatcccaaatcccaTCCAGTACTTTAGTGATTATAATTTCATGGACTGCGTTATGGCCGAGATCAAAAGACAGGGCTATGAACAACCAACACCAATTCAAGGTCAAGGATGGCCTATTTCACTTCAGGGAAGGGACTTTGTTGGTATTGCCAAG ACTGGTTCTGGTAAAACGTTAGGATACATCCTGCCAGCAATTGTGCATATAAATCACCAACCATATTTAGAGCGAGGCGATGGTCCAATTGCACTAGTTCTAGCCCCCACCAGAGAACTTGCCCAGCAGATCCTAACGGTTGCCCAGGACTACGGGGCATCCTCAAAGACTCGATCAACGTGTGTGTTTGGAGGAGCACCCAAGGGACCACAGATTCGTGATCTTGAAAGAGGGGCCGAG ATTTGTATTGCAACCCCTGGCCGTCTTATTGATTTCCTTGAAGCAGGCAAGACAAATCTTCGGCGTACAACATACTTGGTACTAGACGAGGCTGACCGCATGCTGGACATGGGTTTTGAGCCGCAGATCAGAAAAATCGTAGAACAGATTCGG CCTGATAGACAAACTCTTATGTGGTCTGCAACTTGGCCTAAGGAGGTCAGGAAACTAGCAGAGGACTTCTTGAAGGACTACATCCAGCTGAATGTtgggtcactctctctctccgctAACCATAATATTCTTCAGATTGTCGATGTTTGCCAAGAAATGGAAAAGGATACCAA ACTCCGGCAGCTTCTTGAAGAAATCATGGCAGAAAAGAAAAGCAAGATCCTCGTGTTTGCTGAAACAAAAAGGAAAGTCGACGATTTGACCAGGCGAATGAGACGTGAAGG GTGGCCAGCAATGTGTATTCATGGAGATAAATCACAACAGGAAAGAGACTGGGTTTTAAATG AATTTCGGTCTGGAAGGGCACCAATTTTGGTAGCCACAGATGTTGCTGCTCGAGGGCTAG ATGTGGATGATGTCAAGTTCGTGATCAACTATGACTACCCGTCATGCTCTGAAGATTATGTCCATCGCATTGGTCGAACTGGAAGATCAGACAAGACTGGTACTGCATACACGTTCTTAACAGCGGACAATGGCAAACAGGCTAGGGATTTAATAGAAGTGCTGAAAGAGGCAAATCAAGTAGTAAATCCACGTCTTTATGAAATCATGGATATGGGACGTGGTGGTGGCAAAG GACGTAATCGTTGGAGGGGCCGTGATGATGACAGGAGAGGTTTTGGACGCGATCGTGATCGCGGtcgagttggtggtggtggtggtggaggaaggaaCGGCTACAGCAATGGAAATGGCTATGGTACGTCTGAAGGGCTTGGAAGATTTAACCAGTTTAGAGGTGGAGGCAATAGCAGTGCTGTGCCCAATGGGGTGGGTGCAGGCCGAACGCGTCTGAATGGTCCTCCTCCACTAATGGGTTCTGGTTCTGTGAAGCCTTCAATGAGCCAAGCAGCTAACCAGAACCAGTTTAATGGCCCCCAACGTCCATCCGTCCGGAACGTGGGAGCTAGCATGGCCGTGGGCATGTTCAACCAGGCTGCCACTGTAGCTGGTACTGCTGGTGGCTTGGGCATAATGGGGACCATGCCTAGTGCACTGAACTGGCCGCGTCAGTGA